The Balaenoptera acutorostrata chromosome 10, mBalAcu1.1, whole genome shotgun sequence genome has a window encoding:
- the SEMA3B gene encoding semaphorin-3B isoform X3, producing MGRDFTIFRSLGQRPSLRTEPHDSRWLNEPKFVKVFWIPESENPDDDKIYFFFRESAVEATPALGRLSVSRVGQICRNDVGGQRSLVNKWTTFLKARLVCSVPGAEGDTNFDQLQDVFLLSSRDRWTPLLYAAFSTTSSIFQGSAVCVYSMNDVRRAFLGPFAHKEGPVHQWVSYQGRVPYPRPGMCPSKTFGTFSSTKDFPDDVIQFARNHPLMYNSVLPMGGRPLFQQVGAGYTFTQITADRVAAVDGYYDVLFIGTDAGTVLKVISVPKGGRPNAEGLLLEELHMFEDSAAVTSMQISSKRHQLYVASRSGVAQIPLHRCAAHGRACAECCLARDPYCAWDGAACTRFQASAKRRFRRQDVRNGDPSTLCTGDSSHPALLERKVFGVEGGSAFLECEPRSLQARVEWTFQRAGEAAYTQVPAEERAERTTRGLLLRWLRRGDSGVYLCAAVEQGFSQPMRRLALHVLSAAQAERLARTEEAAPVAPPGPKLWYRDFLQLVEPGGGGTNSLRMCRPQPALRPPPPESRRKGRNRRTHAPEPRAERGPRSAAHW from the exons ATGGGCCGGGACTTTACCATCTTCCGCAGCTTGGGTCAGCGTCCAAGTCTCCGAACAGAACCACACGATTCCCGCTGGCTCAACG AGCCCAAGTTCGTCAAGGTCTTTTGGATCCCGGAGAGTGAGAACCCGGACGACGACAAGATCTACTTCTTCTTCCGTGAGTCGGCAGTGGAGGCCACGCCGGCCCTGGGACGCCTGTCTGTGTCCCGCGTTGGCCAGATCTGCAGG AACGACGTGGGTGGCCAGCGCAGCCTGGTCAACAAGTGGACTACGTTCCTGAAGGCGCGGCTGGTGTGCTCAGTGCCTGGTGCTGAGGGCGATACGAACTTTGACCAGCTCC AGGACGTGTTCCTGCTGTCCTCGCGGGATCGCTGGACCCCGCTGCTCTATGCTGCCTTCTCCACGACCAG CAGCATCTTCCAGGGCTCCGCAGTGTGCGTGTACAGCATGAATGATGTGCGCCGGGCCTTCCTGGGACCCTTTGCACACAAGGAGGGGCCCGTGCACCAGTGGGTGTCCTACCAGGGCCGTGTCCCCTACCCCCGACCTGGCATG tGCCCCAGCAAGACCTTTGGCACCTTCAGTTCCACCAAGGACTTTCCTGATGATGTCATCCAGTTTGCCCGGAACCACCCCCTCATGTACAATTCGGTCCTGCCCATGGGGGGGCGCCCCCTCTTCCAACAAGTGGGTGCCGGGTACACCTTCACCCAGATCACCGCGGACCGTGTAGCAGCTGTTGACGGATACTACGACGTCCTCTTCATTGGCACAG ATGCCGGCACCGTGCTGAAGGTGATCTCCGTCCCCAAGGGTGGCCGGCCTAATGCTGAGGggctgctcctggaggagctgcaCATGTTTGAG GACTCAGCTGCTGTCACCAGCATGCAAATCTCCTCCAAGAGG CACCAACTGTACGTAGCCTCTCGGAGCGGGGTGGCCCAGATCCCGTTGCACCGCTGTGCTGCCCACGGCCGCGCCTGTGCCGAATGCTGTCTGGCACGTGACCCTTACTGTGCCTGGGATGGGGCCGCGTGCACGCGCTTCCAGGCCAGTGCCAAGAG GAGGTTCCGACGGCAGGATGTAAGGAACGGCGACCCCAGCACACTGTGCACCGGGG ACTCATCCCATCCTGCGCTGCTGGAGCGGAAGGTGTTCGGTGTGGAGGGAGGTAGCGCCTTCCTGGAGTGtgagccccgctcgctgcaggcGCGCGTGGAGTGGACCTTCCAGCGCGCGGGGGAGGCGGCCTACACTCAG GTACCCGCAGAGGAGCGAGCAGAACGCACGACGCGGGGCTTGCTGCTTCGCTGGTTGCGGCGTGGGGACTCAGGCGTGTACCTGTGCGCAGCCGTGGAGCAGGGCTTTTCGCAGCCAATGCGTCGCCTGGCGTTGCACGTGCTGAGTGCTGCGCAGGCTGAAAGGCTGGCCCGTACCGAGGAGGCTGCGCCCGTCGCGCCGCCTGGCCCCAAGCTCTGGTACCGGGACTTCCTGCAGCTGGTGGAGCCGGGCGGCGGTGGTACGAACTCCCTGCGAATGTGTCGTCCGCAGCCCGCGCTGCGCCCACCGCCTCCCGAGTCGCGGAGGAAGGGCCGCAACCGGAGGACACACGCCCCGGAACCGCGTGCTGAGCGGGGGCCGCGCAGCGCAGCGCACTGGTGA